The following is a genomic window from Serratia ficaria.
CCTAAGCCTCCCCTGTGGAGGCTTTTTTGTTTTTGGTCATACCCTTTGTCTTTCAAACTACAGCGGCGTTGGCCGCGTGTGTTCACCCCGGTCACTTAGCTATCTAAGCTCCCGGGGATTCGCCCACTTGCCGCCTGGCTGTAGCTTGAAATCCTGTGGGTATGATTTAGGCCAGATAACATAAATTATCAGTCATTACTTAGGGCCATATCGGCCAAAGGAAGAGGAAAGCAATGCCACATCTCGCAGAGCTGGTTGCCAATGCCAAGGCAGCCGTAGAAGATGCCCAGGATGTTGCCGCGTTGGATTTGGTACGCGTCGAATATTTAGGCAAGAAAGGTCATTTCACCTTGCAGATGCAGTCTCTGCGTGACGTGCCGGCGGAAGATCGCCCGGCGGCCGGCGCGGTGATCAACCAGGCGAAGCAGGCGGTGCAGGATGCGCTGAACGCGCGTAAAAACGCGCTGGAAACCGCAGCGCTGAACGAACGCCTGGCTGCCGAGACCATCGACGTGTCTCTGCCGGGCCGCCGTATGGAAAACGGTGGGCTGCATCCGGTGACCCGCACCATCGATCGCATCGAAACCTTCTTCGGCGAGCTGGGCTTCTCCGTGGCGACCGGCCCGGAAATCGAAGACGATTATCATAACTTCGACGCGCTGAATATCCCCGGGCACCACCCGGCGCGCGCCGATCACGATACCTTCTGGTTCGACGCCACGCGCCTGCTGCGCACCCAGACCTCAGGCGTGCAGATCCGCACCATGAAGAACCAGCAGCCGCCGATCCGCATCATTGCGCCGGGCCGCGTCTATCGCAACGACTACGATCAGACTCACACCCCGATGTTCCACCAGATGGAAGGCCTGATCGTCGATAAAGACATCAGCTTCACCAACCTGAAGGGCACGCTGCACGATTTCCTGAACAACTTCTTTGAAGAAGATTTGCAGGTTCGCTTCCGCCCGTCTTACTTCCCGTTTACCGAGCCTTCGGCAGAAGTGGACGTCATGGGTAAAAACGGCAAGTGGCTGGAAGTTCTGGGCTGCGGCATGGTTCACCCGAACGTTCTGCGCAACGTTGGCATCGACCCGGAAATCTACTCCGGCTTTGCTTTCGGCATGGGCATGGAGCGCCTGACGATGCTGCGTTACGGCGTCACTGACCTGCGCGCGTTCTTCGAAAACGATCTGCGTTTCCTCAAACAGTTTAAGTAAGGCGGGAATATCACATGAAATTCAGTGAACTCTGGTTGCGCGAGTGGGTAAACCCGGCCATCGGCAGCGAAGCATTATCCGATCAAATCACCATGGCCGGCCTGGAAGTGGACGGCGTGGAGCCGGTCGCCGGCGCCTTTAACGGCGTGGTGGTGGGCGAAGTGGTCGAGTGCGGCCAGCACCCGAACGCCGACAAACTGCGCGTGACCAAGGTCAACGTCGGCGGCGACCGCCTGCTGGACATCGTCTGCGGCGCGCCTAACTGCCGCGCCGGCCTGAAAGTGGCGGTGGCGACCGTGGGCGCGGTACTGCCGGGCGACTTTAAAATCAAGGCGGCCAAGCTGCGCGGCGAGCCTTCCGAAGGCATGCTGTGCTCGTTCTCCGAGCTGGGTATTTCCGACGATCACGACGGCATTATCGAGCTGCCGCAGGATGCGCCTATCGGTAGCGATATTCGCGACTATCTGCAGCTGAACGACAACACCATCGAAATCAGCGTAACGCCGAACCGCGCAGACTGCCTGGGCATTATCGGCGTCG
Proteins encoded in this region:
- the pheS gene encoding phenylalanine--tRNA ligase subunit alpha; its protein translation is MPHLAELVANAKAAVEDAQDVAALDLVRVEYLGKKGHFTLQMQSLRDVPAEDRPAAGAVINQAKQAVQDALNARKNALETAALNERLAAETIDVSLPGRRMENGGLHPVTRTIDRIETFFGELGFSVATGPEIEDDYHNFDALNIPGHHPARADHDTFWFDATRLLRTQTSGVQIRTMKNQQPPIRIIAPGRVYRNDYDQTHTPMFHQMEGLIVDKDISFTNLKGTLHDFLNNFFEEDLQVRFRPSYFPFTEPSAEVDVMGKNGKWLEVLGCGMVHPNVLRNVGIDPEIYSGFAFGMGMERLTMLRYGVTDLRAFFENDLRFLKQFK